The stretch of DNA GTCGTGCATCCCGAACAACACGCGCATCGTCATCTGTCAGACATTGTGACGTTGATCGATAACGCATCGGCGCTCACCGAGTCGCAGCGGGCGTTAGCAAAACGTATTTTTCACGATGTGGCAGCTGCGGAGGCCAAAGTGCATGGCGCGACGGTCGAGCAAGTCCACTTTCATGAAGTCGGCGCAATCGATTCGATCGTCGACATTGTCGGCGCCGCGATTGGGTTTGACCTGCTCGGCGCGGATCGCGTGGTCAGCAGTCCGCTGCCGACCGGACGCGGGCAAATTCGCATTGCTCACGGAATCTGTACCGTCCCCGCACCGGGCACGGCGGAGTTGCTCAAAGGGATTCCGCTGGTGGATGTGCCGATCGAAGCGGAATTAACCACGCCCACCGGGGCGGCGATTGTCGCAAATGTCGTTGATCATTTCGGTGCGTTGCCGGAGATGCAAATCGAAAACGTGGGCTACGGAGCCGGCACCAAGGATTTTCCTGAGCGGGCCAATCTGTTGCGGATCTTTGTCGGCATGGCGACCGCTACGCCGGATGTGGACTACGTTTCGATATTGGAAACCAATCTGGACGATGTCTCCGGTGAGGTGATTGGTTATACCAAGCAAAAATTGTTCGATGCCGGCGCGTTAGATGTCTATTCTACGCCCGTACAAATGAAAAAAGACCGCCCCGCAGTCGTGTTGAGCGTGATTTGTCGACCGGCAGACCGAGGCGCATTGGAATCGATCCTATTCGCCGAAACTGGGACGTTTGGGATCCGGCATCATGTTCTGGAACGTTCCAAGCGTGCCCGTGAGCTGCATGAGGTCGCCACGATTTGGGGAACGGTTCGGGGAAAGATAGGTTGGCGGCATGGCGAACCGGCGATCTTTACCCCGGAATTCGACTCGTGTGCCAAAATCGCTGAACAAAATGGAGTGCCGCTACGGGATGTGTATCGCGCAGCCGAAAGCGCGTATCAACCACAAACGTCCACTTCGCCGGCGACAGGCAAACCAGATCACGCGCATGACCATTCGCATAGTCACGACCATACGCACGATCATGATCATACTCACGACCACAGCCATGATCACGACCACGGACATGACCATGGGCATGACCACTAATCAGCATCCAGCCTGCGGCTCGTTCGAGGGCAGAATCTGAACGGATGAAGCGTCGTTCACGGAAAATAATCGGCCGACATTGCTACCAACAGGAGGTTTGGTGATGCCTAGTAGCGGAGTAATGATTTTGGGCGGACTGATGCTGCTCGTCATGGCGTTTTTGCTGCGGCGGAGTTTCACTCAGTCCAAGGTCAGTCGGAATCGCGATCCGCAGAAAGAAGCGCATGCGGATATTCACGCCGCCGAGTCGAGCTACACAGCGGCGATCAATAAAATGGAATTGCGGGTGAATGAGTATGCCCGCGAGGTGGAAGGGCGTATCGGTACAAAAATCGCCGTACTCGACCGTTTGCTCGCCGAAGCGGAGACATCGATTAAACGATTGGAAGAACTCTCGCAGCAACGCCCGGCAGGTGAAAACACCACCGGGACCGAAGCGGCGGGAGACGAAAGTGGTGCAGAGGAATCGTAAATCACTCACCATGCGCGGTGATGATAAGACGATGGGGCCGACACAGGGTTGTCGGGGGGACGAAATTGCCGAACGGATCAACAAAGCCGCAACATACATGCGGTTGATTCGCAAGATGCGTCACGATTGAAGAGAATTGCGACGCCGGATAAACCAGTCGGAGTGGATGAACAGCCCATGTTAAAACTCGAAACTGCGGTTTTGGACAGGATCGCCCAAGAAGTGGGCGTGAAATCATCACAGGTGGCCGGCACCATCGAGTTGCTGGATGACGGAAACACCGTGCCGTTCATCACGCGTTACCGCAAGGAACGGACGGGAAATCTGGATGAAGTGCAGATTCGCGACATCCAACAGCGCGTGAAGTCCCACCGACAATTGCGGGAACGGGCAGCGACGATACTCAAGTCGATCGAATCGCAAGACAAACTCACACCGCAATTGCAACAACAAATCGAAGCGGCCCAGACGCTGGCCGAGTTGGAAGATTTGTACCTGCCGTACCGCCCCAAGAAACG from Symmachiella dynata encodes:
- the larC gene encoding nickel pincer cofactor biosynthesis protein LarC — protein: MRVAYLDCSTGISGDMTLGALLDAGVDEAAIRAGIASLDLPDVRLEINEVMKGDFRAKHVRVVHPEQHAHRHLSDIVTLIDNASALTESQRALAKRIFHDVAAAEAKVHGATVEQVHFHEVGAIDSIVDIVGAAIGFDLLGADRVVSSPLPTGRGQIRIAHGICTVPAPGTAELLKGIPLVDVPIEAELTTPTGAAIVANVVDHFGALPEMQIENVGYGAGTKDFPERANLLRIFVGMATATPDVDYVSILETNLDDVSGEVIGYTKQKLFDAGALDVYSTPVQMKKDRPAVVLSVICRPADRGALESILFAETGTFGIRHHVLERSKRARELHEVATIWGTVRGKIGWRHGEPAIFTPEFDSCAKIAEQNGVPLRDVYRAAESAYQPQTSTSPATGKPDHAHDHSHSHDHTHDHDHTHDHSHDHDHGHDHGHDH